The uncultured Subdoligranulum sp. genomic sequence CCCAGCAGCGTCTTGAAGAAGTGGAGATAGGTGGCAGGGATACCCGCCAGGATGGCCGCCGGGCCCAGCCGGGTCAGCTGGGCCAGACCGTTGCCGGTATCAGCTAGCTGGTAGCCGGTGAGGGCCAGGGAAATTTTTACCGAGATCAGGTACAGGACCGCTCCCACGGCCAGGCTGGCCAGCATACGCACGCCGTGCAGCAGCCAGGTCCGCCAAGACGTGCCCTCCAGGGCCTGCCGTGCCAGGACCAGCAGAAAAAGACCCAGGGCAAACTGAATGTACGCCTGGTAAAAGGCCAGGCTGCCGCAGAAAAGAAGTGCCGCGCCGCAAAAACCGAAAACACGGCCCCCTTTTTCCAGACAGAAAACGCCGACACAGGCCAGCAGCATGGCCATCAGATGTGCGTCTGTCCACAAGTTGTAGGTGGCCAGCATGGCTGTGACGGTGGCGCAGCAGGCCAGCAGACCGGTAAGCAGAGCCGCCGCCCCGCGGCGCAGCCGCAGGACCGCCGCAATGCAGTACCCGGACAGCGCAATATACACAGTGCTGAAGATGCCGATCAGCCAGGGCGCCGCCACCTTGCCGCGGATCAGCGGAAAGTAAAAATTCTGCGCCCAGCGTCCCAGTACATACATTGTCCACTGGGCGTCAAACACCAGGACGGTGCTGTCATGGTTGGGGAACAGGTTGGCAAAGGCAAACCCGTGGGCCGCCAGCATACCTGCCAGCGCCGCCAGAGACGCTGCGGCCAGCAGCCGCCAGTCCAGCCGCCGGAAGCCGCCGCGCACCTTTTCTTCGATTGTATCCAAAACACGCTCCATGGACGGGGCCTCTCCTTACCAGATCCTGTTACGGCTGTGCCGCCGTGTCGTAGATGCGCCGCAGCAGGGCGGCGTCGCCGTTGGTGGGCGGCTGCCAGGCGTGCTGCGCTTTTTTGAAGGGGGCATTCTGGGGCACGATCAGCCGCCCGATCAGCC encodes the following:
- a CDS encoding glucosyltransferase domain-containing protein is translated as MERVLDTIEEKVRGGFRRLDWRLLAAASLAALAGMLAAHGFAFANLFPNHDSTVLVFDAQWTMYVLGRWAQNFYFPLIRGKVAAPWLIGIFSTVYIALSGYCIAAVLRLRRGAAALLTGLLACCATVTAMLATYNLWTDAHLMAMLLACVGVFCLEKGGRVFGFCGAALLFCGSLAFYQAYIQFALGLFLLVLARQALEGTSWRTWLLHGVRMLASLAVGAVLYLISVKISLALTGYQLADTGNGLAQLTRLGPAAILAGIPATYLHFFKTLLGYSGWNDRGMRAASAVLLLLTLWGLFLRLRGKTRRAVAQSLIAVALLPLGLNVVYLLASGNVYILMQHAVFLVYALPLLLFSGLELPRPPRAFWRWCTAVLCAFLLVRMVICSNGAYVYTKLVYDQTARQMTTIMARVQQLPGYEEGVTPVAFVGDFTDSLFAYSDPAFSRYAEGDLHQVSSAVTYDGTIKWWFQHVMGSRANVVADQGQLNAWAEDARVEAMPVYPYDGYCTMIDGTAVIRIS